The Mytilus galloprovincialis chromosome 3, xbMytGall1.hap1.1, whole genome shotgun sequence genomic interval ttttcCGGTGATggacaaactcgaaagtggtctattcatTTCGAATTGAAGAATGACGCGATATTGCTGTTAGCCAAGCAAAataacatacatctaatgtaatcaTTTCGAAACGAAGGTTAATTTTAGAAGATTGCTGTTACCCAATAAAAATGACGTATCATAATGTATCATACATTTAATGTTATTATTCAAAAATCATTCTCCATAGTTTTAATCATCGTCTATTCTGCTAAAAAtcaacatatatagatataggaagatatagGTTTACATTGGATTCTTCTGCCAatgtatacaaaattttaaacaaaaaagcacATGCATATTAGTGTTTAAATTACAAACACGACGAAAATAATAATGTaaatctttttatgccccacctacgatagtagaggggcattatgttttctgctctgtgcgtccgttcgttcgtcgtaccgttcgttcgtccgttcgtccgtctgtcccgcttcaggttaaagtttttggtcaaggtagtttttgatgaagttgaagtccaatcgacttcaaacttagtatacatgttccctatgatatgatctttttaattttaatgccaaattagagggtttacccccaatttcacggtccactgaacatagaaaattatagtgcgagtggggcattcgtgtactgaggacacattcttgttcgtTAATAAGTTGCACACGTAAATCTGGACTTTGTGTATTAAGCATTGACAAACATTGTCTGAAAAATGTAAAACTGGTACCGTAAAGCTCGTCCCATCCTTGAACAATATGATGAACTGTATCCCCATTGGTGCTCACGTGATCTACGTCCGCGTTTCCATCGTATTTCCACGTGGTCACAAGAGTGGCAAACGGATATTCATTAGGGTTCCTTGTAGTTATAATGTCTTTAAAAATAACTTCAGTTTGttgccatataaactttattATAATAGTACTTGAACCATTATCTTTAAATGTGACGAATAACTTTTTTGCCTGAGGTGCAATGTCTATCTTTGATATTGAAGCCATTGGAAAGTTTTTACTTGGATCATTTTGACCAATTATTATTGATGAACCGTATGGAATTTCAGTTAGACGGTGCGGAGGAATCGGCAAAATGTGCATTTCTCCTTGCCTTGACAGTTTGACAATTGGGCTATAGATGTTGGTCCATGGAGATATATGTGATATTACTATTTCCGAAACATTTAGAATTTCCTGACTAGTATCTACATTTCTGACTgtcattgttttttgttttatatccgTCCTTTCGAATACGTCCGTGAAAACTTCAACTTTCATTGCAGGATCTATAAATAGAACCTCGCGGTGCTTTGTTTCTATCGCTTGATATTCCAACTTTATATATTCGATTGTTATAGATTTTATTTCAGAAGgataagtaaaaatataaaacaaaatttcattctGAACCGACCAACTCTGTTTTGGTATTATCCATTCATGCTTAGTTTTTTGTCGACTTAAGTATGTACTGTCCAGTGCCAACAATACTCCTTTAGCATTATAGGAACCTGATACAAGAAATATGTCCACCACTCTTAAAAATTTGAGGACAAGTCTGTAGTTAACATTATAATCCTTTATATTGTTAAATGATACGATAATGAAATGAGACCTGGGTGTACTTGATCGGCCGTGTTTAATACAAACACCAGAGTACATATCGTTAGTCGAAGTGTTATTTTGTGATTTGagtttgatatttgataatttccATACTGTCATATTGCCTTTATTGCAAAATATCTCTTCATtgtgaaaattattttcaaaagatttgtACTTTGGGTTCATTGCAGTGACAACAAACATGCGCACACTTTTATGGTAGATTGGTAGGAATACATTTTTGGTACTCTGACATGACGATCGCAATGTAGTAGGGTGCCCAATCAACAAATATTATCGATTTGCCTTAACTGAataacatacgactatattttatatcattggaaagaggagaacAATCCTCATCGAAATAGCGTTGTCGTCACTGTCTACCGtggtcatgatttttttaaatcagggtcaaaggtcagagcaaaaattaaagaaaaatgcaCAGTCACATTTAGATAGCTTGATTCACCTAGATCTATGCGTTtggagcaaaataaaaacaattaatttatagaaaaatatcttttgtgtctacatttagaacttattttatattttttccccaaaaaatgaCTTTAGATTGACTTTTTTGCATGTAGGGtgcaaatttcaaattttcaaacagctgttaaataacagtgaccttgacctatttcaatttctaaatttgttatttttgtattcaattcgtTACAAGTAATATCTAAAGACGTTTTTTAGATCTTAACTTTAATCTtttgttgaaaacaaa includes:
- the LOC143066783 gene encoding uncharacterized protein LOC143066783 → MCQYLFVPIKYYVTSVFKRLPDALTLSSRRHVLSVNIIYTDYYGIELDELTISTTDYYLIEESFKCSSYCDRNIIVVDIFLVSGSYNAKGVLLALDSTYLSRQKTKHEWIIPKQSWSVQNEILFYIFTYPSEIKSITIEYIKLEYQAIETKHREVLFIDPAMKVEVFTDVFERTDIKQKTMTVRNVDTSQEILNVSEIVISHISPWTNIYSPIVKLSRQGEMHILPIPPHRLTEIPYGSSIIIGQNDPSKNFPMASISKIDIAPQAKKLFVTFKDNGSSTIIIKFIWQQTEVIFKDIITTRNPNEYPFATLVTTWKYDGNADVDHVSTNGDTVHHIVQGWDELYGTSFTFFRQCLSMLNTQSPDLRVQLINEQECVLST